The proteins below are encoded in one region of Bacteriovorax sp. Seq25_V:
- the rimO gene encoding 30S ribosomal protein S12 methylthiotransferase RimO, with amino-acid sequence METTSNSMDKKFIDRTVFFTSLGCSKNLVDAQVMLGHMGLNGFQVVFEPNEAEVIVVNTCSFIEAAKQESVDTILELADYKEEDNGVCKALVVSGCMAQRYAKELEENLPEVDMFIGTGEYHKIVPLLKALEENKLEKKSFVEIPRFIHTEFDPRMNTSPFYTAWLKISEGCNRNCTFCIIPTLRGRLRSRTVESLVKEAQTLSETGVRELNLISQDLSDYGVDLDENNNLFNLLSGLETVEGVDWVRLFYFYPDELTDEVIEKMATSSKVCKYLDMPVQHFSDYVLKRMNRKITGEKIMERIQKIRSRIPGIVLRTSIIVGFPGESEADFEKLLEGIKEARFNHLGIFRYSDEEGTPAFRLKEKVDQATIDERFDRLFEVQKEIARELNEEFLGQTIDVLVEGTHEDTDLLIVGRHFGQAPDIDGKVIINDLGDVELKEGDLVKVEITDVLDFDLVGKVVTIN; translated from the coding sequence ATGGAAACCACTTCTAATAGCATGGATAAAAAGTTTATCGATAGAACAGTATTTTTTACTTCTTTAGGTTGTTCAAAGAACCTCGTAGATGCTCAAGTTATGCTTGGTCATATGGGACTAAATGGTTTTCAAGTTGTTTTTGAGCCAAATGAAGCAGAGGTAATAGTTGTTAATACATGCTCTTTTATTGAAGCTGCGAAACAGGAGTCTGTTGATACTATCTTAGAGCTTGCTGACTATAAAGAAGAAGATAACGGTGTATGTAAGGCACTTGTTGTATCTGGATGTATGGCACAAAGATATGCAAAAGAACTTGAAGAAAATCTACCAGAAGTTGATATGTTTATTGGCACAGGTGAATATCATAAAATTGTTCCTTTATTAAAAGCATTAGAAGAAAATAAATTAGAAAAGAAATCATTCGTTGAAATCCCGCGCTTTATTCACACGGAGTTTGATCCTCGTATGAATACTTCTCCATTTTATACAGCGTGGTTAAAAATATCTGAAGGTTGTAATAGAAATTGTACTTTCTGTATTATTCCAACTTTAAGAGGAAGACTAAGGTCGCGAACGGTAGAGTCTCTTGTGAAGGAAGCTCAAACACTTTCTGAGACTGGAGTTAGGGAACTTAATCTTATTTCTCAAGATCTTTCAGATTATGGTGTGGACCTAGATGAAAATAACAATTTATTTAATCTCCTTTCTGGTCTCGAGACGGTTGAAGGTGTCGATTGGGTTAGATTATTTTACTTTTATCCAGATGAGTTAACTGATGAAGTTATTGAAAAAATGGCAACATCTTCAAAAGTTTGTAAATACCTTGATATGCCAGTTCAACATTTTTCTGACTATGTTCTAAAGAGAATGAATAGAAAAATTACTGGTGAAAAGATCATGGAGCGTATCCAGAAGATCAGAAGCCGTATTCCGGGTATTGTTCTTAGAACTTCAATTATTGTTGGTTTCCCTGGAGAGAGTGAAGCTGATTTTGAAAAACTACTTGAAGGTATTAAAGAAGCTCGCTTTAACCATCTTGGAATTTTTAGATATTCTGATGAAGAGGGTACTCCTGCTTTCCGTTTAAAAGAAAAAGTGGATCAAGCAACGATCGATGAAAGGTTCGATAGACTTTTTGAAGTTCAAAAAGAAATCGCAAGAGAGCTAAATGAAGAATTCCTAGGACAGACAATTGATGTTCTTGTTGAAGGTACTCACGAAGATACAGATCTACTAATTGTTGGTAGACATTTCGGACAAGCTCCAGATATCGATGGAAAAGTTATTATCAATGATCTTGGAGATGTTGAGCTTAAAGAGGGTGACCTCGTAAAAGTTGAGATCACCGATGTTCTAGATTTTGATTTAGTCGGTAAAGTGGTGACGATTAATTAG
- a CDS encoding putative Ig domain-containing protein yields MRTLKGISTFILLLVLFQGCMPDSLTKFKEDSVKKVKEEVVETPEVVFTDSDGNTIDASTLNVPTSLSYADTIFVAGTTTFLNPSGDLNDLLPVENALTNNAANNFNPRYTITPALPSGVNLNTTTGVITATTSTPVVSSTYYVTLVYRDPNSLEDVQLGPVGVDIGVEAEIPDDFHVTFGATSATRKMGLAVDSNAAFSSASQLVSKNSGSGTINLVDGNDNIFVDVAVSSKFVIGDELDDGTAYVSTETVIEDVNFYFPTNSTVELNPGSSSATALVANNGVTFSISPALPSGLTLDTTTGFITGTVTTAQTKKTYVLSVENQSSNQTYTFGLGIIEAPEMLSLANLKILQLDDTSAFRVGSDISSSPIAPLTTFGTGIVRYKTTNYVVVEVTSNTDFIDGQFVDNAKTFVAAEAKIQEAPELISGLINVADASLFTDYNNPAPGGTSRGYIICQSGNAKATITKIDGNTIYYLQSKDTTGLTGNFEDDGAQTIFNTSSCDSNNPVSGTTTQTVISLWTPNQITTLAAAATGAGFKKGYDVISDQSASGYVSALSGSDLEIQLNTQVSFNNGDILDPTKPYNAGTAITQVASNLKLELEVGQPTIISPFRVKGDDIVYTISPALPEGLTLSSSSGVISGTPTKSYAKTAYTLTGTNIIGSQSITLHIQVYDYFQVTDATDAPSYILHKAGQANKNKKCRINKEDILGFATVQDTTIVDIDCMLDAGESDLYNLGAKLKPLIGKGMCEFISYRPYAFYNRRPSETGTATKYSTIASNSCTASSIPVNAFYTTTGLNSSATADAAFTAGSTQITDMTAESLCNTPSDDSLPNCDEGSHIVRSWTIATDPDTPTDCTYTYEDVTIDCGGNRNSCIAGALRDATSTSNIESGIKSIISPANDGYSTTTHSITAPIDNGYKTNISIANFALNNSCHSDTVSTETITYSNSWDRYKNLSSTKPISEYVDPFKGASPYYTFTCLDSAYDIKARIRLNIREFDRNFSQNENIDSIFADMMDDNTLDPFNNSYNQIDDWANTLAPNLSGCDATTTPTPSTVALTGTGSATADFFTVTGTGTLFETEIKAGETVNIGGEDVIVREVLSNNEFKTVNFIIGNHAGAALTRSGSYSFPGDDL; encoded by the coding sequence ATGAGAACGTTAAAAGGAATTAGCACATTTATTTTATTACTGGTTTTGTTTCAAGGCTGCATGCCGGATAGCCTAACAAAGTTCAAGGAAGATTCGGTAAAAAAGGTCAAGGAAGAGGTTGTTGAAACCCCTGAAGTCGTTTTTACAGACTCCGACGGGAATACTATCGATGCTTCTACACTTAACGTACCAACTTCACTATCCTATGCGGACACAATTTTTGTTGCAGGCACAACAACATTTCTTAATCCGTCTGGAGATCTGAATGATCTACTCCCGGTTGAAAATGCATTAACTAACAATGCTGCAAATAATTTCAATCCGCGCTATACAATCACTCCCGCTCTTCCGTCTGGAGTGAATCTCAATACTACAACTGGAGTTATTACTGCAACAACGTCGACACCCGTTGTTTCATCTACTTATTACGTTACTCTCGTTTATCGAGACCCAAATAGTCTAGAAGATGTTCAACTTGGTCCTGTTGGTGTTGATATCGGTGTTGAAGCTGAGATTCCAGATGACTTTCATGTTACTTTTGGAGCAACTTCAGCAACAAGAAAAATGGGCCTAGCAGTAGATTCGAACGCTGCTTTTTCTAGTGCAAGTCAACTTGTCTCTAAGAATAGTGGCTCAGGGACTATTAATCTTGTTGATGGTAATGACAATATTTTCGTCGACGTTGCAGTTAGCTCAAAGTTTGTTATTGGTGACGAGCTTGACGACGGAACTGCATATGTTTCCACTGAAACAGTTATTGAGGACGTAAATTTTTATTTTCCAACAAACTCAACAGTTGAACTCAATCCAGGGTCATCAAGCGCAACAGCTTTAGTTGCCAACAACGGCGTTACTTTTAGCATCAGTCCGGCTCTTCCTTCAGGACTTACTCTTGATACGACTACTGGTTTTATTACCGGAACAGTGACGACTGCTCAAACAAAGAAAACCTATGTACTCAGCGTTGAAAATCAGTCTTCCAACCAAACATACACTTTTGGACTAGGTATCATTGAAGCACCCGAAATGCTTTCTTTGGCAAATTTGAAAATTCTCCAATTAGATGATACATCAGCTTTCAGAGTTGGGAGTGACATTTCTTCTTCTCCAATTGCTCCGCTTACAACATTTGGAACAGGTATTGTTCGATACAAAACTACAAATTATGTCGTTGTAGAAGTAACTTCTAACACTGACTTTATTGACGGCCAATTTGTTGATAATGCAAAAACATTTGTGGCTGCTGAAGCAAAGATACAAGAAGCCCCAGAGCTTATCTCTGGTTTAATTAACGTTGCCGATGCTTCTCTATTCACTGATTACAATAACCCTGCTCCTGGTGGAACTTCACGTGGTTATATTATTTGTCAGTCAGGAAATGCAAAAGCGACTATCACTAAAATTGATGGAAATACAATCTATTATCTACAATCAAAAGATACAACAGGCTTAACTGGCAACTTTGAAGATGATGGAGCTCAAACTATTTTTAATACGAGTTCATGTGATAGTAATAACCCTGTATCTGGAACAACAACACAAACCGTAATAAGCCTTTGGACGCCTAACCAGATAACAACTCTTGCAGCTGCTGCAACAGGAGCTGGGTTTAAAAAAGGTTATGATGTTATCTCAGATCAATCAGCTTCTGGATATGTTAGTGCTTTAAGTGGGAGTGACCTTGAAATTCAACTCAATACTCAGGTATCATTTAACAATGGTGACATTCTTGATCCTACGAAGCCATACAACGCCGGAACGGCAATTACCCAAGTTGCTTCAAATTTAAAACTTGAACTTGAAGTTGGACAACCAACTATAATTTCACCTTTTAGAGTTAAAGGTGATGATATTGTTTATACAATTTCTCCAGCACTACCAGAAGGTTTAACACTCTCTTCTTCGTCTGGGGTGATCTCTGGAACACCTACTAAATCTTATGCTAAAACAGCCTATACTTTAACAGGAACCAACATTATCGGCTCACAGTCTATTACACTTCATATACAAGTGTATGACTACTTCCAAGTAACAGATGCTACAGATGCACCAAGCTATATTCTTCACAAAGCTGGCCAGGCAAATAAGAACAAAAAATGTCGCATTAATAAAGAAGATATTCTAGGATTTGCAACTGTTCAAGATACAACTATTGTTGATATTGACTGTATGCTTGATGCTGGAGAATCTGATCTATATAACCTGGGTGCAAAACTTAAACCTCTTATTGGTAAGGGGATGTGTGAATTTATCAGCTACAGACCTTATGCTTTCTATAATAGAAGACCTTCTGAAACAGGAACTGCTACAAAGTATTCTACAATTGCAAGTAACTCATGTACCGCTAGTTCTATTCCTGTAAACGCTTTTTACACAACAACTGGTTTAAATTCTTCAGCGACAGCTGATGCAGCCTTCACAGCAGGTAGTACTCAAATTACAGACATGACTGCAGAGTCACTATGTAATACACCTTCAGATGACTCTCTCCCAAATTGCGATGAGGGTTCTCATATAGTTAGATCGTGGACAATTGCTACAGATCCTGATACCCCTACAGATTGTACTTACACATATGAAGATGTAACTATCGATTGTGGTGGAAATAGGAATAGCTGTATTGCTGGAGCTTTAAGGGATGCTACATCAACTTCGAATATCGAAAGTGGCATCAAGAGCATTATTTCACCTGCAAATGATGGATATTCGACGACAACACATTCTATTACCGCACCAATTGATAACGGCTACAAGACTAATATTAGTATCGCTAATTTTGCGCTCAATAACTCATGTCACTCGGACACTGTATCCACAGAAACAATTACATACTCTAATAGCTGGGATCGTTATAAAAATCTATCTTCAACTAAGCCAATCTCTGAATATGTTGATCCTTTTAAAGGGGCAAGTCCATACTACACTTTTACGTGTCTCGACTCAGCGTACGATATAAAAGCAAGGATTAGACTAAATATCAGAGAGTTTGATAGAAACTTCAGTCAAAATGAAAATATCGATTCAATCTTTGCAGATATGATGGATGATAATACTCTAGACCCATTTAATAATTCTTATAATCAAATTGATGACTGGGCAAATACTTTAGCACCGAATCTTTCAGGTTGTGATGCAACAACAACACCTACGCCAAGTACCGTTGCCTTAACAGGAACAGGGAGTGCGACAGCAGACTTCTTTACTGTAACAGGGACTGGAACTTTATTTGAAACTGAAATTAAAGCCGGTGAAACTGTAAATATTGGTGGAGAGGATGTGATCGTTAGAGAGGTCCTTTCTAACAATGAGTTTAAAACAGTAAACTTCATTATCGGAAATCATGCAGGAGCAGCTCTCACTAGAAGTGGTAGCTACTCATTCCCAGGTGACGATCTCTAA
- a CDS encoding sigma-54 dependent transcriptional regulator: protein MKILILEDDEMARMGLSLMLKRYARTFEYSQAHLVLKEIDDIEADLAFVDLDLEEDLIGLEVISRLSARGIKTIALTGHEEDSIISQAYEFGASDFLVKPATEEQIEFVINKQRLGKISTDEFNISKQNLAKLKNIFLKNQNLLLTGDTGTGKTFLAKEVHRYLCELRDKVDLPFISVNCSELSRTLIESELFGHKKGAFTGASEDRKGRIESANGGVLFIDEIGALDLETQVKLLKVIDERIVYRVGDSEPRKVDFLLITATCDDLERNIKEKVFRHDLFQRISDIQIRLPSFYEYTNSQKIEFIRKIIKLQPRRIVISNEALEYLCSRHWPGNLREITKALKEITASGTGVIGLEYMYEYFSGHEKDFISREGLDGFEDVVLEVGLPKFIEEVERYFIQKRYGQNQQKARTTINELKISNNMFYKYIKR from the coding sequence ATGAAGATATTGATTTTAGAAGATGATGAAATGGCAAGAATGGGCCTGTCGCTCATGCTAAAAAGATATGCTCGGACCTTTGAGTATAGCCAAGCTCATCTTGTCTTAAAAGAAATTGATGATATCGAAGCAGATTTAGCTTTTGTTGATTTAGATCTTGAAGAGGATCTTATTGGGCTTGAAGTAATTAGCCGTTTGAGTGCAAGAGGTATTAAGACCATTGCACTTACAGGGCATGAGGAAGATAGTATCATCTCTCAGGCTTACGAGTTTGGAGCATCTGACTTCTTAGTAAAACCTGCTACCGAAGAACAAATTGAATTTGTTATTAATAAGCAGAGACTTGGAAAAATATCTACTGATGAGTTTAATATCTCTAAGCAAAACCTTGCAAAATTAAAGAATATCTTTTTAAAAAATCAAAATTTACTACTGACTGGTGACACTGGTACAGGAAAAACTTTTCTGGCAAAAGAGGTTCATCGCTATCTCTGTGAGCTTAGAGATAAGGTAGATCTTCCGTTTATTAGTGTTAATTGCAGTGAGCTTTCGAGAACTCTAATCGAGTCTGAATTATTTGGACATAAGAAAGGAGCTTTCACTGGAGCAAGTGAAGATCGAAAAGGACGCATTGAGAGTGCCAATGGTGGTGTTTTATTTATTGATGAGATTGGGGCCCTTGATTTAGAGACTCAGGTTAAACTTTTGAAAGTGATAGATGAAAGAATAGTGTATAGGGTTGGGGATAGCGAGCCACGTAAAGTAGATTTCTTGTTAATAACAGCGACATGTGATGACCTGGAAAGAAATATCAAAGAAAAAGTATTCCGTCATGATCTTTTTCAAAGAATATCCGATATACAGATTAGACTTCCATCATTCTACGAATATACAAACTCACAAAAAATAGAGTTCATAAGAAAGATTATAAAGTTACAACCAAGAAGAATTGTTATTTCGAATGAGGCCTTGGAATACCTATGTTCTCGACACTGGCCGGGTAATTTAAGAGAGATCACAAAGGCATTGAAAGAAATAACTGCTTCTGGAACAGGTGTGATCGGCCTCGAATATATGTACGAATACTTCTCTGGTCATGAAAAAGATTTTATTTCGAGAGAAGGACTTGATGGATTTGAAGATGTGGTGCTAGAAGTTGGACTACCTAAGTTTATCGAAGAGGTTGAAAGATACTTTATTCAAAAAAGGTATGGGCAAAATCAACAGAAAGCGAGAACAACAATTAATGAGTTAAAAATTTCGAATAATATGTTTTATAAGTATATAAAAAGGTAA